In one window of Salvia miltiorrhiza cultivar Shanhuang (shh) unplaced genomic scaffold, IMPLAD_Smil_shh original_scaffold_326, whole genome shotgun sequence DNA:
- the LOC131004140 gene encoding multiple organellar RNA editing factor 7, mitochondrial produces MLRKVLLAPPSNLTAAVNLLSFSRRSDSALHCSIRRFSSDSPTQTRVTELPRVDALVDGCDYKHWLVVMQPPDNYPQREEIIHQYVATLAVALGSEKAAKESIYSVSTKYYYAFSCKLEENVTHKITCLPRVKWILPDSYLCDEEDGYGGEPFIDGKVVPYEEKYHTDWLRDAHVGEDMDRPRSRKPRRRRRRTKGNEE; encoded by the exons ATGCTGCGGAAAGTACTCCTCGCGCCGCCCTCAAATTTAACGGCAGCCGTTAACCTCTTAAGTTTCAGCCGTCGCTCCGACTCAGCTCTCCACTGCAGTATTAGGCGTTTCTCCTCCGATTCGCCGACGCAAACCCGAGTCACTGAGTTGCCTCGAGTCGACGCACTTGTAGACGGCTGCGACTACAAGCACTGGCTCGTGGTCATGCAACCACCTGATAACTACCCTCAAAGAGAAGAAATCATTCATCAGTACGTCGCCACTTTGGCCGTGGCTCTTGGGAG TGAGAAGGCGGCAAAGGAATCTATATATTCGGTTTCTACAAAGTATTACTATGCATTCAGCTGCAAACTTGAAGAAAATGTGACTCACAAGATCACTT GCCTTCCCCGTGTGAAGTGGATTCTGCCGGATTCTTACTTGTGCGATGAAGAAGATGGCTATGGAG GGGAGCCGTTTATTGATGGAAAGGTTGTTCCTTACGAAGAAAAATACCACACTGACTGGCTGCGTGATGCTCATGTGGGGGAAGATATGGATAGACCTCGCTCAAGGAAAccccgaagaagaagaagaagaaccaaaGGGAATGAAGAGTAA